The Mycolicibacterium fluoranthenivorans genomic interval GCTCGCCGCGGTCATCGTGGCCGTGGTGCTCGTGCTCGGCTTCTGGAAGCCGGGCTGGTTCGTCACCACCAAGCTCGACGTCGGCGCGGCGCAGACCGGTGTGCAGCAGATTCTCACCGACGAGGCCAACGGTTACGGCGCCAAGAACGTCAAGGATGTCACCTGCAACGACGGCAACAGCCCGACGGTGAAAAAGGGTGACAGCTTCGAGTGCGTGGTCAGCATCGACGGCACCAAACGTCAGGTGACCGTGACCTTCCAGGACGACAAGGGCACCTACGAGGTCGGTCGACCCAAGTAGCTCCGCTGTTCCGAACGGCCCCGAAAACCTCGAGTTTTCGGGGCCGTTCTGTGTTCACAGTCTGTCGAGCGCCTTCTGCAGCCGGGCGATCGAGGACGTCACACCCAATTCCCCGGCCAGCTCGGCCACTCGGCCCGGGTCCGCGGCCACCAGCGGCAAGGTGTCGGTCGCTGTCGACATCGTCACGGCGGCATCGGTGGCGACGCGCACCACCGGCTCGGCTGCGGTGATGTACTCCGTGGCGGCGAGCAGTTTCTTGCGCTGAGCACCAGGCAGTTTCGACGACGGGTCCGCGGCGGCCGCGACGATCGCTTCCAGCGAACCGTATTGGCCCAGCAGGGTGGCGGCGGTCTTCTCGCCGATACCCGCGACGCCGGGTAGCCCGTCGGAGGCGTCACCACGCAGCAGGGCCAGCTCGGCGTAGGCCGGTCCGGCCCGCTCGATCGGCACGCCGTACGTATCGGCCACCTCGGCGGGGCCGAACAGCGTGGCCTTGGCCAGACCCCGGCCGATATAGAAGACGCGGACGCTCGGCGGCCCGTCGCCGACGAGTTGGAGCAGATCCCGGTCACCGCTGACCACGATCACCGGGTCGCCCTGCTCCCGCGCGGCGAGCGTGCCCAGCACATCGTCGGCCTCGTAACTCGGCGCGCCCGCGGTGGCGATCCCGAAGGCGTCCAGCATCGCCATGATCATGTCGACCTGCGGGGTCAGATCGTCGGGCACCTCCTCGATATCCGGCTGTCCGGCCGGTTCTTCGACCGCAACCCGGTGCGCCTTGTAGGTCGGGATGAGGTCCACCCGCCACTGCGGCCGCCAGTCCAGGTCGAGGCACACCACCAACCGTCCGGGCCGGTGGGTGGTGACCAGGGCGGCGATGTTGTCCAGGAAACCGCGCAGCGCATTGACCGGCCGTCCGTCGGGGGCCGTGATCGAGGACGGCACACCGAAGTACGACCGGAACCACATGCTGGCCCCGTCGAGGAGCAGCACCGGCTCACTCATGACCGGCCTCGGCGTAGATGTCGCGCTGGTCAGCCAGTTCACGGATGTCCCTCAGCATGGCCTGACAGTATCGCGAGGTATGACCTTCACCGTCGATCGCATCGACCACGTCGTGCTGAACTGCCGTGACCCCGAAACCACCATCGAGTGGTACGTCGGCGTGCTCGGGATGCGCCGGGAGGAGTTCGCTCCCGGACGGATCGCCCTCGCCTTCGGCCGACAGAAGCTCAACGTGCGTCCCACCGGTGCACCGAACTGGGTCACCGCGGCGGCCGATGTGCCCGGATCGCAGGATCTTTGCTTCATCGTCGACGCCGGCGCCGACGAGGTCGGCGACCACCTGCGGGCCTGCGGGATCGAGATCACCGAGGGTCCGGTGACCAAGACCGGTGCGTTGGGTCCGATGTCCTCGCACTACTGCCGGGACCCGGAAGGAAACCTGGTCGAAGTCGCCACCTATCGGACACCCCTATAACCTGGCCACCATGACGGGCCGCTTCAGTACCGACGTATACGCACAACGGCTTCGGGTGGCCGCGGCCAGCGCCGCCGAGGCCGGGCTGGCCGGACTGGTCATCACACCGGGATACGACCTGCGCTATCTGGTGGGATCACGGGCGCAGACCTTCGAGCGGCTGACCGCGTTGGTGCTGCCGGCCGACGGGTCGGCGCCGACCGTCGTCGTGCCGCGCCTGGAACTGGCCGCGCTGAAAGAGTCCGCTGTGCCGGATCTCGGTGTGACGGTGCGTGATTGGGTGGACGGGGAGAACCCGTACCAGCTGGTGGCCGACGCGTTGACCGGAAGTGCGGTCGCCGTCACCGACTCGATGCCGGCTCTGCATCTGCTCCCGCTGGCGGATCTTCTCGGCACCGTGCCGGTGCTGGCCACCGACGTGCTGCGCCGGCTACGGATGATCAAGGACCCCGCCGAGATCGATGCGTTGCGCAAGGCCGGCGCGGCCATCGACCGGGTGCACGCACGCGTGCCGGAGTTCCTGGTGCCCGGCCGCACCGAGGCCGAGGTTTCCGCCGATATCGCCGAAGCGATTGTCGCCGAAGGACATTCCGAGGTGGCGTTCATCATCGTCGGCTCCGGGCCCAACGGTGCGGACCCCCACCACGAATGCTCGGATCGGGTGCTGCGCGCCGGGGATATCGTCGTCGTCGACATCGGTGGCCCGTACGAGCCGGGCTACAACTCCGATTCCACCCGCACCTACAGCATCGGCGAACCCCGCCCCGAGGTGGCGCGGCAATACGCCGTGCTGCAGCAGGCCCAGGCCGACGCCGTGGCGGCGGTGCGTCCGGGAATGAGCGCGGGGGCCGTGGACGCGGTGGCGCGCGATGTGCTGGCAGCCCAGGGCCTGGCCGAGGTGTTCGTGCACCGCACCGGGCACGGGATCGGGCTGTCGGTGCACGAGGAGCCCTACATCGTCGCCGGCAACGACTTGACGCTGGAACCGGGCATGGCCTTCTCGGTGGAGCCGGGGATCTATTTTCCGGGCCAGTGGGGGGCCCGGATCGAGGACATCGTGATCGTCACCGAGGACGGGGCCGAGTCGGTCAACAACCGTCCACACGACCTGATCGTGGTGCCGGTTTGAGCCACGACACGCCCGTCGGCCGCATCGGCGCGCGAAACTGACCGAAGGTCTAGGTCGACTCTCCGCGATCCAGCAGGCTCGAGGAACCCAGCACACGCTGGACGCGGACCTCGATGACCACTCGGCGCGGGTTGACCCGCGGGGTGCGGTAACGCTGGGCATACCGCAGTTCGGCGTCGCGCACATCGTCAGGTTCCGAGCTGACGGTGGCGGCACCTTCCAGCGAGAGCCAACGTGCCCCGTCAACCTGGCTGAGCACCGCGACCCCGCGCTCGGCGGCGTTGACCGCCTTCTGCGACCCGCCGGTGGTGATCACCCGGGCGATGTGGGTCTTGGGGTCGAACGTGAAGCCGACGGCCACCACGTGCGGCGAGTTGTCGCTGCGCAGGGTGGTCAGCATGGCCAGATGCCGCTCGGTCAGGAATGCCAAGGCATCGTTGGTCAGCCGGGTGGTGGTCTTGCGACCAGGTGTAGCCATCGGGGTCCACGCTAGCGCAGGCCATAATCGCAGCCATGGAGGACACACCCGGCCCCGTGGTGATTTTCGGTGGGCGAAGCGAGATCGGCCTCGAATTGGCCACCAGGCTGGCACCTGGGAACACCGTGGTGCTCGCGGCCCGGCGCGCCGATGCGCTCACCGAACAGATCACCGCGCTGCAGGGCGCGGGCGCCGTCGGTGTGCACGTCCGCGAGTTCGACGCCGATGACATCGCCGCGCATCCGGCGGTGGTGGCCGCGATCGAGTCGGAGGTCGGTCCCATCGGGACGGCGGTGCTGGCCTTCGGGATTCTCGGCGACCAGGAGCGCGCCGAAACCGACCCGGCGCATGCCGTGGCCGTCGTGCACACCGATTACGTGGCCCAGGTCAGCCTGCTGACGGTGCTTGCGGCGGGGATGCGGGCCCGCGGCCGCGGGCAGTTGGTGGTGTTCTCCTCGATCGCCGGCGCCCGGGTGCGCCGCGCCAACTACGTCTACGGTTCGGCCAAGGCCGGTCTGGACGGTTTCGCCTGCGGGCTGTCCGATGCGTTGCACGGCACCGGAGTGCGCGTGCTGATCGTGCGGCCGGGCTTCGTCATCGGCCACATGACCGAAGGCATGCAGCCTGCACCGTTGTCCAGCACGCCCGAGCAGGTGGCTGAGGCGGCCGCCCGGGCGCTGGCCCGCGGCAAACCGGCGGTGTGGGTGCCGTGGGCGATCCGGCCGCTCATCGTCGCGACACGGTTGGTGCCGCAGTCGATCTGGCGGAAGATGCCGCGATGATCGTGGTGGTGGGCATCGGCGCCGACGGGATGCACGGGCTGGCACCCCGCTCTGTACATGAATTACGTTTGGCTGCCGTAATTTACGGTGCACCCCGGCAGCTCGAGCTGCTCGACGACAGCATCACCGCGCCCCGGCGGGCGTGGCCTTCGCCGATGCTGCCCGCGCTGCCGACCCTGTTCGACGGGCTCGACACCGTGCACGTGGTGGCCTCGGGGGACCCGATGCTGCACGGGATCGGCGCCACCCTGATCCGGGTGTTCGGTGCTGCCGCGGTCCGGGTGCTGCCACATGTGTCGTCGGTGACGCTCGCGTGTTCCCGGCTGGGCTGGTCGGTTCAGGACACCGAGGTGATCAGCCTCGTGACGGCAGATCCCCGCACCGCGGTGCGCCGGGGCGGGCAGGCGGTGGTGCTCAGCCGCGATGGTGGCACGCCCGCCACGCTGGCTCAGGTGCTCACCGAAACCGGGCGCGGCGCATCGGAATTCACCGTGCTCGAACAGCTCGGCGGCCCGGGGGAACGGGTGCACCACACGGTGGCCGCCGAGCACTTCGACGGCGTCGTCGATGACCTCAATGTGATCGGCGTGCGCTACCTGCCCGACGACCGACGGTTCCACACGCTGCCCGATGCGGAGTTCGCGCACGACGGACAGATCACCAAACAGGGCATCCGGGCGGTCACCCTGGCCGCGCTCGGTCCGCGACCCGGGGAACTGTTGTGGGACGTCGGATCCGGGTCGGGCAGTATCGCGGTCGAATGGTGCCGCAGTGCGCCGGGCCTGCGGGCGGTGGCCTTCGAACGAGACCCGCAGCGCCGCGACCGCATAGCCGCCAACGCGCGTGCCTTCGGCGTCGCCGTCGACGTCCGCGGCGCGGCACCCGAGGATTTCGCGGGCGCACCGGCGCCGTCGGCGATCTTCGTGGGCGGCGGGATCACCACACCGGGGCTGCTCGACGGCTGTTTGGCGCACCTGGTCTCCGGCGGCCGGCTGGTGGCCAATGTGGTCACGGCAGAATCAGAAGCCGTTGTCATCCAGAGGTATTCGACGATAGGTGGGCAGTTGCACCGATTCCAGCACTACCGCGGCGAACCCGTGGGTGGATTTACCGGGTTCCGCCCGGCGTACCCGGTCACCCAGTGGTCGGTGAGCAAGCCGTGACGGTGTATTTCATCGGCGCCGGGCCGGGGGCCGCGGACCTCATCACCGTGCGGGGCCAGAATCTGCTGCAGCGCTGCCAGGTCTGCCTGTACGCCGGCTCGATCATGCCCAGAGACCTTCTCTCGCTGTGTCCGCCCGAGGCGAAGATCATCGACACCGGCCCACTGACCCTGGCCCAGATCATCGACGAGCTCGTGGCGGCCGACCGGGCCGGATTGGATGTCGCGCGACTGCATTCGGGGGATCCGTCGATCTACAGCGCGCTGGCCGAGCAGTGCCGGCATCTCGACGACCAGGGCGTGCACTACGAGATCGTGCCGGGGGTTCCGGCTTTCGCCGCGGCCGCGGCGGCCCTCGGGCGGGAACTGACGGTCCCGGGTGTCGCGCAGACGGTCACCTTGACCCGGGTGGCCACGTTGTCGACGGCGATGCCCGAGAAGGAGAACCTGACGGCATTGTCGATGCCCGGTGCGACGCTGGTGCTGCATCTGGCCGCGGCGCAGATCGATTCGATCGTCGAGGACTTGACCGCGGGCGGCTACACGAACGAAACACCCTGCGCTGTGGTGGCTTTTGCCAGCTGGCCGACACAACAGGTGCTGCGCGGCACCCTCGGCGACGTGGCCGACCAGATGAAAGAGGCGGATATCACCAAGACCGCGGTCATCTTCGTCGGCGATGTTCTGGCGGCCGAGGGTTTCACCGACAGCTACCTGTATTCGTCGGGCCGCCGGCGCGGGAGCAGGCACTAGTGCGCGTCCTGCTGCTGGGGGGTACCGGTGAAGCCCGGGCGCTGGCCGCGGCCCTGCATCCGGACGTGGAGGTGATCAGTTCACTGGCCGGGCGGGTGCCGGACCCGGCACTGCCGGTCGGGCAGGTGCGGATCGGCGGCTTCGGCGGGGTGGCCGGCTTGACCGGCTGGCTGCGGGAGCACGGGATAACCGCGGTGGTCGACGCCACCCATCCGTTCGCCGCGATCATCACCGCCCACGCCGCCGCGGCCTGCGCCGAGACCGGGCTGCCGCATCTGGTGCTGGCGCGCCCCGCGTGGCCGGCCGGGCGTGCCGTCGTGGTGAGATCCGATACCGAGGCGGCCAAGATCGTTGCTGCTCAGGGGTTTTCGCGGATATTCCTGACCACCGGGCGGTCCGGCACAGCAGCATTCCGTGATGTCGACGCCTGGTTCCTGATCCGCGCGGTCACCGCACCGGACCCGGGCACGCTGCCGGTCAACCACCAGCTGCTGCTGTCCCGCGGCCCCTACGAGTACGAGG includes:
- a CDS encoding 5'-3' exonuclease; this translates as MSEPVLLLDGASMWFRSYFGVPSSITAPDGRPVNALRGFLDNIAALVTTHRPGRLVVCLDLDWRPQWRVDLIPTYKAHRVAVEEPAGQPDIEEVPDDLTPQVDMIMAMLDAFGIATAGAPSYEADDVLGTLAAREQGDPVIVVSGDRDLLQLVGDGPPSVRVFYIGRGLAKATLFGPAEVADTYGVPIERAGPAYAELALLRGDASDGLPGVAGIGEKTAATLLGQYGSLEAIVAAAADPSSKLPGAQRKKLLAATEYITAAEPVVRVATDAAVTMSTATDTLPLVAADPGRVAELAGELGVTSSIARLQKALDRL
- a CDS encoding VOC family protein; the protein is MTFTVDRIDHVVLNCRDPETTIEWYVGVLGMRREEFAPGRIALAFGRQKLNVRPTGAPNWVTAAADVPGSQDLCFIVDAGADEVGDHLRACGIEITEGPVTKTGALGPMSSHYCRDPEGNLVEVATYRTPL
- a CDS encoding M24 family metallopeptidase, which encodes MTGRFSTDVYAQRLRVAAASAAEAGLAGLVITPGYDLRYLVGSRAQTFERLTALVLPADGSAPTVVVPRLELAALKESAVPDLGVTVRDWVDGENPYQLVADALTGSAVAVTDSMPALHLLPLADLLGTVPVLATDVLRRLRMIKDPAEIDALRKAGAAIDRVHARVPEFLVPGRTEAEVSADIAEAIVAEGHSEVAFIIVGSGPNGADPHHECSDRVLRAGDIVVVDIGGPYEPGYNSDSTRTYSIGEPRPEVARQYAVLQQAQADAVAAVRPGMSAGAVDAVARDVLAAQGLAEVFVHRTGHGIGLSVHEEPYIVAGNDLTLEPGMAFSVEPGIYFPGQWGARIEDIVIVTEDGAESVNNRPHDLIVVPV
- a CDS encoding F420-dependent biliverdin reductase gives rise to the protein MATPGRKTTTRLTNDALAFLTERHLAMLTTLRSDNSPHVVAVGFTFDPKTHIARVITTGGSQKAVNAAERGVAVLSQVDGARWLSLEGAATVSSEPDDVRDAELRYAQRYRTPRVNPRRVVIEVRVQRVLGSSSLLDRGEST
- a CDS encoding SDR family NAD(P)-dependent oxidoreductase encodes the protein MEDTPGPVVIFGGRSEIGLELATRLAPGNTVVLAARRADALTEQITALQGAGAVGVHVREFDADDIAAHPAVVAAIESEVGPIGTAVLAFGILGDQERAETDPAHAVAVVHTDYVAQVSLLTVLAAGMRARGRGQLVVFSSIAGARVRRANYVYGSAKAGLDGFACGLSDALHGTGVRVLIVRPGFVIGHMTEGMQPAPLSSTPEQVAEAAARALARGKPAVWVPWAIRPLIVATRLVPQSIWRKMPR
- the cbiE gene encoding precorrin-6y C5,15-methyltransferase (decarboxylating) subunit CbiE, which translates into the protein MIVVVGIGADGMHGLAPRSVHELRLAAVIYGAPRQLELLDDSITAPRRAWPSPMLPALPTLFDGLDTVHVVASGDPMLHGIGATLIRVFGAAAVRVLPHVSSVTLACSRLGWSVQDTEVISLVTADPRTAVRRGGQAVVLSRDGGTPATLAQVLTETGRGASEFTVLEQLGGPGERVHHTVAAEHFDGVVDDLNVIGVRYLPDDRRFHTLPDAEFAHDGQITKQGIRAVTLAALGPRPGELLWDVGSGSGSIAVEWCRSAPGLRAVAFERDPQRRDRIAANARAFGVAVDVRGAAPEDFAGAPAPSAIFVGGGITTPGLLDGCLAHLVSGGRLVANVVTAESEAVVIQRYSTIGGQLHRFQHYRGEPVGGFTGFRPAYPVTQWSVSKP
- the cobM gene encoding precorrin-4 C(11)-methyltransferase, which translates into the protein MTVYFIGAGPGAADLITVRGQNLLQRCQVCLYAGSIMPRDLLSLCPPEAKIIDTGPLTLAQIIDELVAADRAGLDVARLHSGDPSIYSALAEQCRHLDDQGVHYEIVPGVPAFAAAAAALGRELTVPGVAQTVTLTRVATLSTAMPEKENLTALSMPGATLVLHLAAAQIDSIVEDLTAGGYTNETPCAVVAFASWPTQQVLRGTLGDVADQMKEADITKTAVIFVGDVLAAEGFTDSYLYSSGRRRGSRH
- a CDS encoding cobalt-precorrin-6A reductase produces the protein MRVLLLGGTGEARALAAALHPDVEVISSLAGRVPDPALPVGQVRIGGFGGVAGLTGWLREHGITAVVDATHPFAAIITAHAAAACAETGLPHLVLARPAWPAGRAVVVRSDTEAAKIVAAQGFSRIFLTTGRSGTAAFRDVDAWFLIRAVTAPDPGTLPVNHQLLLSRGPYEYEAELALLREFKIDALVTKNSGGAMTEAKIKAAETADVPIVMVDRPALPPGVRTVSTVASAVAWLSGLSPK